In Crassostrea angulata isolate pt1a10 chromosome 6, ASM2561291v2, whole genome shotgun sequence, a genomic segment contains:
- the LOC128190854 gene encoding protein phosphatase 1 regulatory subunit 7-like isoform X1: protein MADDKRTKSPEKPKVAKMDFFSSGEEEEPEPDTGETKELLIEDRAAVAIDLNQSRIAKISNLEGLTQCESLCLRQNLIKKIEGLCSVPTLTDLDLYDNQITKIENLEALFNLEVLDLSFNRIPKVEGLQTLTKLKKLFLIHNKIHKMENVGHLVHLEMLEFGSNKIRAIEGISTLTNITHLYIGKNKITRIQGLNTLVNLRCLSIQSNRLRKIEGLEELVNLEELYASHNGIEKVEGLEKNVKLTTLDLASNFIPKIENVGHLAELEEFWFNDNKVSSWDDLKELESLKKLATVYMERNPLYYDSEGKPDPNYRRKIKLALPQIQQIDATLFFL, encoded by the exons ATGGCAGACGATAAAAGAACTAAATCTCCAGAAAAACCAAAAGTAGCCAAAATGGACTTTTTCTCAAGTGGAGAGGAAGAAGAGCCAGAACCAGATACAGGGGAGACCAAAGAACTGTTGATAGAAGACAGAGCAGCTGTG GCAATTGATTTGAACCAAAGTAGAATTGCTAAAATTAGCAATTTGGAGGGACTTACACAATGTGAG AGTCTTTGTTTACGACAAAACcttataaagaaaattgaaggaTTGTGTTCAGTTCCAACATTGACCGACCTTGACCTCTATGACAACCAGATCACAAAGATTGAAAACCTTGAGGCATTGTTCAATCTAGA GGTGTTAGATTTATCCTTCAACAGAATTCCCAAAGTAGAAGGTCTGCAGACTTTAACAAAACTCAAAAAGCTTTTCCTGATTCACAACAAGATCCATAAGATGGAGAATGTGGGCCATCTAGTTCACCTGGAGATGTTAGAATTTGGGTCCAACAAAATTAGA gcAATAGAAGGTATATCCACGCTGACCAATATAACGCACCTATACATAGGGAAGAACAAAATCACAAGAATTCAGGGACTCAACACATTAGTAAACCTACGATGTCTCAGTATTCAG AGCAACAGATTAAGAAAAATTGAGGGGCTCGAGGAGCTTGTGAATCTAGAGGAACTGTATGCCAGTCACAATGGGATAGAGAAGGTTGAGGGCctagaaaaaaat GTGAAGCTTACAACCCTTGATTTAGCTTCCAATTTCATTCCAAAGATTGAAAATGTAGGCCACTTGGCTGAATTGGAAGAATTTTGG TTTAACGACAATAAAGTGTCAAGTTGGGATGATTTAAAGGAGCTAGAATCCTTGAAAAAGTTAGCGACAGTTTACATGGAGCGAAATCCTTTGTACTACGACTCGGAGGGTAAACCGGACCCGAACTATCGACGGAAGATCAAGTTGGCTCTACCTCAAATCCAGCAGATAGACGCAACTCTTT tttttcTGTGA
- the LOC128190854 gene encoding protein phosphatase 1 regulatory subunit 7-like isoform X2 → MADDKRTKSPEKPKVAKMDFFSSGEEEEPEPDTGETKELLIEDRAAVAIDLNQSRIAKISNLEGLTQCESLCLRQNLIKKIEGLCSVPTLTDLDLYDNQITKIENLEALFNLEVLDLSFNRIPKVEGLQTLTKLKKLFLIHNKIHKMENVGHLVHLEMLEFGSNKIRAIEGISTLTNITHLYIGKNKITRIQGLNTLVNLRCLSIQSNRLRKIEGLEELVNLEELYASHNGIEKVEGLEKNVKLTTLDLASNFIPKIENVGHLAELEEFWFNDNKVSSWDDLKELESLKKLATVYMERNPLYYDSEGKPDPNYRRKIKLALPQIQQIDATLCK, encoded by the exons ATGGCAGACGATAAAAGAACTAAATCTCCAGAAAAACCAAAAGTAGCCAAAATGGACTTTTTCTCAAGTGGAGAGGAAGAAGAGCCAGAACCAGATACAGGGGAGACCAAAGAACTGTTGATAGAAGACAGAGCAGCTGTG GCAATTGATTTGAACCAAAGTAGAATTGCTAAAATTAGCAATTTGGAGGGACTTACACAATGTGAG AGTCTTTGTTTACGACAAAACcttataaagaaaattgaaggaTTGTGTTCAGTTCCAACATTGACCGACCTTGACCTCTATGACAACCAGATCACAAAGATTGAAAACCTTGAGGCATTGTTCAATCTAGA GGTGTTAGATTTATCCTTCAACAGAATTCCCAAAGTAGAAGGTCTGCAGACTTTAACAAAACTCAAAAAGCTTTTCCTGATTCACAACAAGATCCATAAGATGGAGAATGTGGGCCATCTAGTTCACCTGGAGATGTTAGAATTTGGGTCCAACAAAATTAGA gcAATAGAAGGTATATCCACGCTGACCAATATAACGCACCTATACATAGGGAAGAACAAAATCACAAGAATTCAGGGACTCAACACATTAGTAAACCTACGATGTCTCAGTATTCAG AGCAACAGATTAAGAAAAATTGAGGGGCTCGAGGAGCTTGTGAATCTAGAGGAACTGTATGCCAGTCACAATGGGATAGAGAAGGTTGAGGGCctagaaaaaaat GTGAAGCTTACAACCCTTGATTTAGCTTCCAATTTCATTCCAAAGATTGAAAATGTAGGCCACTTGGCTGAATTGGAAGAATTTTGG TTTAACGACAATAAAGTGTCAAGTTGGGATGATTTAAAGGAGCTAGAATCCTTGAAAAAGTTAGCGACAGTTTACATGGAGCGAAATCCTTTGTACTACGACTCGGAGGGTAAACCGGACCCGAACTATCGACGGAAGATCAAGTTGGCTCTACCTCAAATCCAGCAGATAGACGCAACTCTTTGTAAATAG
- the LOC128188248 gene encoding von Willebrand factor A domain-containing protein 7-like, translating to MNLNHTVFILVFSLVLNVHFVFSFLPSSESMDGRSDFTHGSITEEGIYKAVAEVIIEKVKPGTYHSNSHTDKVKAFFNLDNISKHEFEKTVHYIVNKVNSAQRLYSSDASRTMSCEQISAGNILLHLLRAKIIQLCRTRSTDWGPIRDILGEYLFTLQEFYSNTNWVEMSGSKPYTELGVQERLSIKISDAKEAMCTSCNHSKITLHTNSCASNLMKNGHLTSGYTSDQHIIKPYNSFPAHAGKCSHGGPSDVYRGFPATGGINKETSDPGLSPHYHLHTEAGRAAVQATADFLVGQETGLLYQIGLEQTMGILGLDYRQRCYNCLSPALSVVFVIDDAIDDAGSVSGQLQEAFRHSVAIVNQARVSTAPFNYILSTTGNKEHGLFVTTNGEEFKNRLQFLQSSNGSNRSKTTLHATLNAMQQAQPGSCIFSFASTDPIANAKGKDTRLLHDALYLLENKNLQLMQFLQGNNSNSHTAVHKRISNHVTASQTDVHCFVPNANLHKQGKRGKRSNIFEEIALHTSSSVIQTSHSTLGDILGHVLQENMNIHTLGVDSFEMVSLTTHVFHIDPCIILFTVKLEGSTCSNIQLLRPDGSNQSFTGNASKDVIDSRTTILSVQHPLYGAWQVKNSPSSPCHLTVSGSGCIDLDYKIMEDLRGVKYPITSSSPVLGKKYTISVSVKEIPKNVTTNFQITEIYMKKSDGSTLTSLPVSDSSTGTTRTVSGEVILSEPFYVGIKGTMSSETVTREDQKVVTPVGGQIEFVPPFETLVYNEETSVSVRVSNAGTVKQTFKLTAADTARFLIDATKHVTLNGNQSKSIDFHLRAVPPKTSTKLTVTLDIERANSQIEQNFMVSTVKPPNVIVTSRTENCKKDIMNPNNCSRQQWEADLTVVFTANMTRLYISPISGALVLTYHRDAIDKNKFTATVKGDCCTSKTSIIAVDSAGNTKSSSINFSGENEFGISSYIKKQRDKMAEDSDPPTVWIAVGCVLGAMAGIGASVALIRKYKPFQNKVNSDPPDFPDPIPNQMSNGHSDNSRRSVFTGFGS from the exons ATGAATCTTAACCACACGGTATTCATCCTGgtcttttctttggttttaaATGTCCATTTCGTGTTCAGTTTCCTTCCCTCCTCGGAGAGTATGGACGGACGGTCAGATTTCACCCATGGCAGTATCACAGAGGAAGGGATATACAAAGCGGTGGCCGAGGTTATCATAGAAAAAGTCAAACCTGGAACCTACCACTCCAACAGTCACACGGACAAAGTGAAAGCGTTCTTTAATTTAG ATAATATATCCAAACATGAATTTGAGAAGACTGTACATTATATTGTGAATAAAGTCAATTCCGCCCAGCGCTTATATAGCTCTGATGCTTCAAGAACAATGAGTTGCGAACAGATTTCTGCAG GCAACATCTTACTCCACTTATTGAGAGCTAAAATTATCCAACTCTGCAGAACCAGGTCCACTGACTGGGGCCCAATAAGGGACATATTGGGAGAATATCTCTTTACCCTCCAAGAATTCTACAGCAACACAAACTGGGTGGAGATGTCTGGCAGCAAACCTTACACAGAACTGG GCGTGCAGGAACGTCTTTCTATAAAAATATCTGACGCAAAGGAAGCAATGTGCACCAGCTGCAATCATTCCAAAATTAC TTTACATACCAATTCGTGTGCCAGCAATCTGATGAAAAATGGCCACCTCACTAGTGGATACACATCGGACCAACATATAATAAAACCATACA ATAGCTTTCCCGCCCACGCGGGTAAATGTAGCCATGGCGGTCCCAGTGACGTATATCGGGGGTTTCCCGCCACTGGGGGGATTAACAAGGAGACCTCAGACCCCGGACTCTCTCCCCATTACCACCTTCACACCGAGGCCGGCCGGGCGGCAGTACAGGCGACCGCAGACTTCTTAGTGGGACAAG AAACTGGTCTATTGTACCAGATTGGTTTGGAACAGACAATGGGCATACTAGGGTTAGATTACAGACAACGCTGCTACAACTGTCTGTCGCCTGCTCTGTCTGTTGTATTTGTAATTGATGACGCCATTGATGACGCTGGGTCGGTGAGTGGACAACTACAAGAGGCTTTCAGACACAGTGTCGCCATTGTCAACCAAGCTCGTGTTTCCACGGCTCCATTCAACTACATCTTGTCTACTACTGGGAACAAAG AACATGGTCTGTTTGTAACAACAAATGGTGAAGAATTCAAAAACCGCCTTCAGTTTCTGCAGTCTAGCAATGGCAGCAATAGATCGAAGACAACGCTGCATGCCACACTAAATG CTATGCAACAAGCTCAACCCGGGTCCTGTATATTTTCGTTCGCGAGCACCGACCCAATAGCAAACGCCAAAGGCAAGGACACAAGACTTTTGCATGACGCCCTGTATcttctagaaaataaaaaccTTCAACTGATGCAATTTCTGCAAGGGAACAATTCAAATTCTCATACTGCCGTTCATAAAAGGATCTCTAATCACGTGACTGCAAGCCAAACCGATGTACACTGTTTTGTGCCGAATGCAAACCTGCATAAGCAAG GCAAACGAGGAAAGCGGTCCAATATTTTCGAGGAGATTGCTTTGCACACATCGTCCAGCGTCATACAGACCTCCCATTCCACGCTCGGTGACATTTTGGGACACGTTCTCCAG GAAAACATGAATATTCATACGCTGGGCGTGGACTCGTTTGAGATGGTATCGTTGACGACCCATGTCTTTCACATTGACCCCTGTATAATACTGTTTACAGTTAAACTGGAAGGAAGCACCTGCTCCAACATACAACTTCTGCGTCCGGATG GTTCAAATCAGTCCTTTACTGGAAATGCATCAAAGGATGTGATAGATTCTAGAACGACCATTCTGTCAGTACAA CATCCCTTATATGGGGCTTGGCAGGTGAAAAATTCTCCCAGTTCTCCATGCCATCTGACGGTGTCAGGGAGTGGATGCATTGACTTGGATTACAAAATTATGGAGGATTTACGGGGTGTCAAGTATCCTATCACGAGTTCCAGTCCAGTTCTTG gAAAAAAGTACACTATTAGTGTTTCGGTGAAAGAAATTCCTAAAAATGtaacaacaaattttcaaattaccgagatttacatgaaaaagtCAGACGGCAGTACATTGACTTCACTTCCGGTATCAGATTCTTCCACTGGTACTACAAGAACTGTATCTGGCGAGGTTATACTTTCGGAG CCTTTCTATGTTGGAATCAAAGGAACAATGTCTTCGGAAACAGTGACTCGAGAAGATCAGAAAGTAGTGACGCCTGTCGGTGGACAAATCGAATTTGTTCCTCCTTTTG aaaCTCTTGTATACAATGAAGAAACATCCGTAAGTGTTCGTGTGTCTAACGCGGGGACAGTAAAACAGACATTCAAATTAACAGCAGCAGACACTGCGAGATTTCTGATTGACGCAACAAAGCACGTGACATTAAACGGCAACCAATCGAAATCGATCGACTTCCATCTTAGAGCTGTTCCACCAAAAACATCCAC AAAACTCACAGTGACCCTAGACATTGAGAGAGCTAATTCTCAAATTGAACAAAACTTCATG GTGTCCACTGTCAAACCACCAAATGTAATAGTCACCAGCCGTACTGAGAACTGTAAAAAGGACATCATGAACCCCAACAACTGTTCCCGCCAGCAGTGGGAGGCGGATCTAACAGTTGTCTTCACAGCCAACATGACGCGCCTGTACATCTCCCCGATATCCGGGGCACTCGTCTTAACCTATCATAGAGACGCCATTGACAAAAACAAGTTTACAGCTACCGTCAA AGGAGACTGTTGTACCTCCAAAACTTCAATAATCGCTGTTGATTCTGCAGGGAACACAAAATCATCTTCTATAAATTTTTCCGGGGAAAATGAATTTGGCATTAGTAGTTACATCAAA AAACAACGAGATAAAATGGCCGAAGACTCTGACCCCCCGACAGTGTGGATAGCGGTGGGGTGTGTTCTAGGTGCCATGGCCGGCATTGGAGCGTCAGTGGCCCTCATAAGGAAATACAAGCCATTCCAGAACAAGGTGAACTCGGACCCCCCGGATTTTCCCGATCCTATTCCAAATCAAATGAGCAATGGCCACTCCGACAATAGCAGAAGGAGTGTGTTTACCGGATTTGGATCTTAG
- the LOC128188249 gene encoding transmembrane protein 201-like yields the protein MIFMCMCIILGLLLSFVVYKYVRPFYPVKVNCWFCSTDAVVPYGNKNCWDCPACQQYNGFNEDGDYNKPIPTQYNGDLNHPVSCAQGDYISNNDVLCENCTRNQLLKTKQLSAFVPLNEANFDTEVTAFEGYLEKLYRLCPECQMVVNKELSKQDDILQQKLDTFYTEALPTPSEDSQIQVPEKSSSRLLMIGRLLEVVSTVCALLLLLHYLSTAFSVHEHLRRYLRGYHQVVEVFLVSIESYRKLIGMLGLTMSIISKITVGKNRLRLFDALQIPLWLSVLFLLQENSTSPVFMKAEPILLLGNWLTSSLCLLSARKSRAVPNINIRRLSLDVSKSSSCPSDTSKGSVLYSASQVCGDQDEGSEVMEEESVIFDDTLSDLEAVSLGLPGSQRQKNSGMFSSSFTSVSQAPSNFSNRSVAHALKARRPLISPAKFSFSKQQRSSTPTKFQVSTTRSPFAVNHGPCLQAKSTNLFLPQPYQNGFQNGGSHLSASSSFHAPRSYDSGVRSRISEKFQYEESDHSDNSETKSEASRQTSICPVDSTTKQSTGFSFRLDAAGKTTLLYRIKLGEVIDAAPSIGFNVETIQHKNIRFTAWDIGCREKMRPLIRFYYKGTDAVIFVLDRSDEERMDELYHDILLPANLSHELDQAVYLILANKSDLNDVMSMEDITEKLRLNQLKRVWNLFPVSAITGEGIEEAFDWLVSQLGSTQSKKPASGAVAQDTRNQTQKFTYGMEQCTRAFSSLKWLFMKSSSQESVTDVEEDGANAT from the exons GCCATTTTATCCAGTAAAAGTAAACTGCTGGTTTTGTTCCACTGATGCGGTTGTTCCATATGGAAATAAAAACTGCTGGGACTGTCCTGCATGTCAGCAGTACAATGGATTTAATGAG GATGGAGATTACAACAAGCCTATTCCGACCCAGTACAATGGAGATTTGAACCATCCTGTGTCCTGTGCACAGGGCGATTATATCAGCAATAATGATGTCCTGTGTGAGAATTGTACCAGAAACCAGCTTCTGAAAACCAAGCAACTGTCAGCATTTGTACCTCTGAATGAG gCTAATTTTGACACAGAAGTGACAGCCTTTGAGGGATACTTGGAAAAACTGTACAGACTCTGTCCCGAGTGTCAGATGGTGGTCAACAAGGAATTGTCCAAACAAGATGATATCTTACAGCAGAAACTGGACACTTTCTACACAGAAGCTTTACCCACACCATCAGAAGACTCCCAGATACAA GTGCCCGAGAAGTCTTCGTCTCGGCTGTTGATGATTGGTCGACTTCTGGAGGTAGTGTCTACAGTCTGTGCTCTTCTGTTGCTTCTTCACTACCTCAGCACAGCTTTCAGCGTACATGAACACCTCAGAAGGTACCTCAGAGGGTACCACCAGGTTGTTGAAGTGTTCTTGGTCAGCATAGAAAGTTACAGGAAATTGATTGGAATGCTGGGGTTGACTATGAGCATTATCAGTAAAATTACAGTCGGAAAAAACAG ACTACGCCTCTTTGATGCATTACAAATTCCTCTATGGCTCAGTGTTCTGTTCCTCCTGCAAGAAAACAGCACTTCTCCTGTCTTTATGAAGGCAGAACCCATTCTTCTGTTAGGGAACTGGTTAACTTCCTCTTTGTGTCTCTTATCAGCCAGGAAGTCAAGAGCTGTACCCAATATCAACATTAGACG GCTTTCTTTGGATGTCAGCAAGTCGTCATCATGCCCTTCTGATACATCTAAAGGTAGTGTGTTATACTCAGCTAGTCAGGTTTGTGGTGACCAGGATGAAGGGTCAGAGGTCATGGAGGAGGAGTCAGTAATCTTTGATGACACACTGTCTGACCTTGAAGCCGTATCTCTAGGTCTTCCTGGAAGCCAAAGGCAGAAAAACTCAG GGATGTTTAGCAGTTCCTTTACCAGCGTCAGTCAAGCACCTTCTAACTTCTCCAATAGGTCCGTAGCGCACGCTCTGAAGGCTAGGAGACCTCTGATTAGTCCTGCTAAATTTAGCTTTTCCAAGCAGCAGAGATCTTCAACACCGACAAAATTTCAAG tttcaacAACAAGAAGTCCGTTTGCTGTGAATCATGGTCCCTGTCTGCAAGCCAAATCAACGAATCTATTTCTACCTCAGCCATACCAGAATGGTTTTCAAAATGGAGGCTCTCATTTGTCAGCTAGCTCCAGCTTCCATGCCCCTAGGTCATATGATAGTGGTGTAAGGTCAAGGATTTCTGAAAAGTTCCAGTACGAGGAGTCCGATCATTCTGACAACAGTGAAACAAAGAGTGAGGCCAGCAGACAGACGTCCATTTGTCCTGTGGACAGCACTACAAAACAGTCTACTGGATTCTCATTCA GATTGGATGCCGCTGGAAAGACGACCTTACTATATCGGATAAAGCTTGGCGAGGTCATAGATGCAGCGCCCTCTATCG GTTTCAATGTCGAGACTATTCAACACAAGAACATAAGATTTACAGCATGGGATATCGGTTGTCGGGAGAAAATG CGGCCATTGATTCGCTTCTACTATAAAGGAACAGATGCCGTCATATTTGTCCTTGATAGAAGTGACGAAGAAAGAATGGACGAGCTGTATCACGACATTTTACTTCCCGCTAATCTGTCACACGAACTTGACCAGGCCGTATACCTCATCCTAGCTAACAAGTCTGATCTTAATGACGTCATGTCAATGGAAGATATCACGGAGAAACTAAGACTAAATCAACTCAAGAGAGTCTGGA ATTTGTTTCCGGTATCGGCCATAACTGGAGAGGGAATAGAAGAAGCATTTGATTGGTTAGTGTCTCAGTTAGGTTCAACGCAATCCAAGAAACCTGCATCTGGTGCCGTGGCGCAGGATACTAGAAATCAGACTCAGAAGTTCACTTATGGAATGGAACAATGTACAAGGGCATTTAGCTCTCTAAAGTGGCTTTTTATGAAATCAAGTTCACAAGAGTCAGTGACAGATGTTGAAGAAGATGGTGCTAATGCAACATAA